A window of Borrelia sp. A-FGy1 contains these coding sequences:
- a CDS encoding ABC transporter permease, translating to MFLTLINIIISTFFCVSLLNIFSNNNYNIPFIRKNIFKEYLEYIGLLKSIESYKIVYDLDANIPLSKNYFAKHIAGNSYIVYKIKYKGLIWGTPSYSPLTKGKSTIKVIFNKIKNTLKISIPGIVFSYLISISFIIAWTLSVKNKSIDNILDYIMLFLNSLPRNLTVILLISSLYYLNINPKNSIIGGFGWFFSFFIFNAVIFKQALHKNLSACYIITAKSKGLKKIKIILVHALKPSLIPIITNLRSTLATAFFGTSIIEKMFGIDGIGSLTINAIKNNDYIIYKDLIFIGVFIMLISNLISDMLIYKINPYKGVT from the coding sequence TGTGTATCACTGCTAAACATATTCTCAAATAACAATTACAATATTCCATTTATTCGAAAAAATATATTTAAAGAATATCTAGAATACATTGGACTACTTAAAAGTATTGAAAGCTATAAGATAGTATATGATTTGGACGCTAATATACCTCTAAGTAAAAATTATTTTGCTAAGCACATTGCAGGTAATTCATATATAGTATATAAAATAAAATATAAGGGACTAATATGGGGAACCCCTTCCTATTCACCACTCACAAAAGGAAAGTCAACAATAAAAGTAATTTTCAATAAAATAAAAAACACATTGAAAATATCAATCCCAGGAATTGTATTTTCTTACTTAATTTCAATTTCTTTTATTATTGCTTGGACTTTATCTGTAAAAAATAAAAGTATAGATAATATCTTAGACTATATAATGCTATTTCTAAACTCACTACCAAGAAATTTAACTGTAATATTACTAATTTCTTCACTCTATTATCTAAATATAAATCCAAAAAACTCAATAATAGGTGGGTTTGGATGGTTTTTTTCATTTTTCATATTTAATGCAGTCATTTTCAAACAAGCTCTACACAAAAATCTATCTGCTTGTTACATAATAACTGCAAAATCAAAAGGACTTAAAAAAATTAAGATAATACTAGTCCATGCATTAAAACCCTCATTAATTCCGATAATCACAAATCTTAGGTCCACTCTTGCAACAGCTTTTTTTGGAACATCTATAATTGAAAAAATGTTTGGAATTGACGGAATAGGCTCTCTAACAATCAATGCCATCAAAAATAATGATTATATTATTTATAAAGACCTAATATTCATTGGAGTTTTTATTATGCTTATATCAAACTTAATAAGTGACATGTTAATATACAAAATCAATCCTTATAAAGGAGTTACATAA
- a CDS encoding ABC transporter permease subunit: MKKFKKLYLMLLGILILILISLPLLINETSKFAIYKKDPNKIYIETTNKLPQLPTVNNPLGTDKIGRDIMARLILATRNSILLAFSYATISTFIGIFVGIIIGSFKFKTCMLISKLIESLQTLPFSYILILIFYYFSKYKNYNILEVSLTLALIHGWIPFSFATRNSTLIIKNLDYVKASQTMGSSKFRLTIYHIFPEIFSSISSIIPLQISKSLTTFEVVNYIQQEDRRFYPSLGELLSYMEMGREYFWVWGNPLFILILINIILALISLKLKNHMNFISS, from the coding sequence ATGAAAAAATTTAAAAAATTATACCTTATGTTATTAGGAATATTAATTTTAATATTAATATCACTTCCCCTTTTAATTAACGAAACTTCAAAATTTGCAATATACAAAAAAGATCCAAATAAAATATATATTGAAACAACAAATAAACTTCCGCAACTACCTACCGTTAACAATCCTCTAGGAACGGATAAAATAGGAAGAGATATAATGGCAAGACTAATACTTGCAACTAGAAACTCTATTTTACTTGCATTTAGCTACGCAACAATTTCTACATTTATTGGAATTTTTGTAGGAATAATAATTGGAAGTTTTAAGTTTAAAACTTGTATGCTAATATCAAAATTAATAGAATCATTACAAACATTACCATTCTCCTACATATTAATATTAATTTTCTACTATTTTTCAAAATATAAAAATTATAATATATTAGAAGTCTCTCTTACCTTAGCTTTAATACACGGATGGATCCCATTCTCATTTGCAACAAGAAACAGCACTTTAATAATAAAAAATCTTGATTATGTTAAAGCAAGTCAAACAATGGGTTCAAGTAAGTTCAGATTAACAATATACCATATATTCCCAGAGATTTTTTCATCAATATCATCAATAATTCCTCTCCAAATATCAAAAAGCCTAACTACATTTGAAGTAGTAAATTATATACAACAAGAAGATAGAAGATTTTATCCAAGCCTTGGAGAACTTTTAAGCTATATGGAAATGGGAAGAGAATATTTTTGGGTATGGGGAAACCCTCTGTTCATATTGATATTAATCAATATAATATTAGCCTTAATAAGCTTAAAACTTAAAAACCATATGAATTTTATTTCATCTTAA